The Castanea sativa cultivar Marrone di Chiusa Pesio chromosome 11, ASM4071231v1 genome contains a region encoding:
- the LOC142615621 gene encoding uncharacterized protein LOC142615621, with product MGRKKPTARGDDDSVPAVTAAAAAVSKSRKKAVMIDDDEYSIGTELSEEPQVVEEKVVITGKKKGKKGSAKARKHDDDDEDEEGGKIDKEKDELVETGFSGKPKKGGFGMSSFGLLGDEDDDNDEDEEEDLGKNKNKKGSKKSGGSLFSASAFDAIDDDNESEVVDGSVEDDEEEEQVIAFTGKKKKKPKSSSKSGGGSVFAAVSSFDGLDDEDRDEKKDEDEDVSAITFSGKKKKKKTGGNSFSAVLANDEEKDDDASVSEPPEVAFSGKKKSSKKKGSSVFTAAPVLEDEDEPEQPSVAGTSSTVEADNSKVNKSEEVKETSKNKKKKKKTGRTAEEEDDLDKILAELGEGTSTSKPATPPPVEDKPEVQPESVAIADEKEGEEENVESAAAKKKKKKKEKEKEKKAAAAAAAGAKDEKQEEIKNEIIEPKKNDAKSKAADKKVPKHVREMQEAIARRKEAEERKKKEEEEKLRKEEEERRRLEELERQAEEAKRRKKEKEKEKIQRKKAEGKFLTTKQKEEARRLEAIRNQILAGAGMPVPSADTGAQTKRPKYQNKKQKPTHHQANGTAPDKAVENVEAKEEPQDVLVKMDSVDSERVDEESIDVEEKSEISEAVEENGMEDDEDEDEWDAKSWDDVDVNLSVKSAFAEEEAEAEPVKKKDTKGAAPTSRDGASSGTAKPAVDAKKTIPSQAVMSQIQKSKQEVDVAEKNKRKDAAVKKEPSSSDATSKESEDNLRSPICCIMGHVDTGKTKLLDCIRGTNVQEGEAGGITQQIGATYFPAENIRDRTKELKADAKLKVPGLLVIDTPGHESFTNLRTRGSGLCDIAILVVDIMHGLEPQTIESLNLLKMRNTEFIVALNKVDRLYGWKTCRNAPIVKAMKEQSKDVQNEFNMRLTQIVTQFKEQGLNTELYYKNKEMGETFSIVPTSAISGEGIPDLLLLLVQWTQKTMVEKLTYSNEIQCTVLEVKVIEGHGTTIDVVLVNGVLHEGDQIVVCGMQGPIVTSIRALLTPHPMKELRVKGTYIHHKEIKAAMGIKITAQGLEHAIAGTGLYVVGPDDDLDDVKEEAMEDMNSVMNRIDKSGEGVYVQASTLGSLEALLEFLKSPAVKIPVSGIGIGPVHKKDVMKASVMLEKRKEYAVILAFDVKVTPEARELSNELGVKIYDADIIYHLFDQFTAHINAFKEEKKKEAADEAVFPCVLKILPNCIFNKKDPIVLGVDVLEGILKIGTPLCIPQRDFIDIGRVASIENNHKAVDFAKKGLKVAIKIVGTNSEEQQKMFGRHFEIEDELVSHISRRSIDVLKANYREELNIEEWKLVVKLKNLFKIQ from the exons ATGGGTAGAAAGAAGCCTACAGCGCGCGGTGACGACGATAGCGTCCCTGCCGTTACTGCGGCCGCCGCCGCAGTGTCGAAATCGAGGAAGAAGGCGGTTATGATTGACGATGATGAGTATTCTATAGGGACCGAGCTCTCCGAGGAGCCTCAGGTTGTGGAGGAGAAGGTTGTGATTACTGGGAAGAAGAAGGGTAAGAAGGGAAGCGCGAAAGCGCGGaaacatgatgatgatgatgaggatgaggaggGTGGTAAGATTGATAAGGAGAAGGATGAGTTAGTGGAGACTGGTTTTTCAGGGAAGCCGAAGAAGGGCGGGTTTGGAATGTCCAGTTTTGGGTTGTTGGgagatgaggatgatgataatgatgaggatgaggaagaGGATTTAGGgaagaataagaataagaagGGTTCGAAGAAGAGTGGTGGTAGTTTGTTTAGTGCGTCGGCGTTTGATGCtattgatgatgataatgaaaGTGAGGTGGTCGATGGTTCTGTTGAGGATGATGAGGAGGAGGAGCAGGTAATTGCGTTTAcggggaagaagaagaagaagccgaagTCATCGTCGAAAAGTGGTGGTGGGAGTGTGTTTGCGGCAGTGTCTAGTTTTGATGGGCTTGATGATGAGGATAGGGATGAGAAGAAAGATGAGGATGAAGATGTTAGTGCAATTACTTTTTCtggtaagaaaaagaagaagaagactggTGGTAATTCGTTTAGTGCTGTTTTGGCTAATGATGAGGAGAAAGATGACGATGCTTCTGTGTCTGAACCTCCTGAAGTTGCATTTTCCGGTAAAAAGAAGTCTTCTAAGAAAAAGGGTAGTAGTGTTTTTACAGCTGCACCTGTactagaagatgaagatgaaccTGAACAACCGAGTGTGGCAGGAACTAGTAGTACTGTTGAAGCTGATAATTCTAAAGTTAATAAGAGTGAAGAGGTGAAGGAAACTtcgaaaaataagaagaagaaaaagaagactgGAAGGACAGCTGAAGAGGAGGATGATCTGGATAAGATTCTTGCAGAGCTAGGTGAGGGGACTTCTACATCAAAACCAGCTACTCCTCCTCCTGTAGAGGACAAACCTGAGGTTCAGCCTGAATCAGTTGCTATTGCTGATGAGAAGGAAGGTGAAGAAGAGAATGTGGAGTCTGCTGcagcgaagaagaagaagaaaaagaaagagaaggaaaaggagaagaaggcagcagcagcagctgctGCAGGGGCAAAGGATGAAAAACAGgaggaaataaaaaatgaaataatagaGCCAAAAAAGAATGATGCAAAGAGTAAAGCAGCAGACAAGAAGGTGCCAAAACATGTTAGGGAGATGCAAGAAGCAATTGCTAGGCGAAAAGAAGCTgaggagaggaagaaaaaggaagaagaggagAAGTTGAGGAAGGAAGAAGAGGAGCGGCGTAGGCTGGAAGAACTTGAGAGGCAAGCAGAAGAAGCTAAGCgtagaaagaaggaaaaggaaaaagagaaaattcagaGGAAGAAAGCAGAAGGAAAGTTTTTGACTACAAAGCAGAAGGAAGAAGCCCGTCGGTTGGAAGCAATTAGGAATCAGATACTTGCTGGTGCAGGGATGCCTGTCCCTTCTGCAGACACTGGTGCACAAACTAAACGACCAAAATATCAGAATAAGAAGCAAAAACCAACTCACCATCAAGCAAATGGTACTGCCCCTGATAAGGCAGTGGAAAACGTAGAAGCCAAGGAAGAACCTCAAGATGTTCTGGTCAAGATGGATAGTGTAGATTCAGAGAGAGTTGATGAGGAGTCAATTGATGTGGAGGAGAAATCTGAAATTTCTGAGGCTGTTgaagagaatggaatggaagatgatgaggatgaggatgagtgGGATGCAAAGAGCTGGGATGATGTTGATGTTAATCTTTCTGTTAAAAGTGCATTTGCTGAAGAAGAGGCTGAGGCTGAACCTGTCAAGAAAAAAGATACGAAGGGTGCAGCACCAACTTCTCGTGATGGGg CATCTTCTGGAACTGCCAAGCCAGCTGTTGATGCTAAGAAAACCATTCCTTCCCAGGCAGTCATGTCCCAGATTCAAAAGAGTAAACAAGAGGTTGACGTTgcagaaaaaaataagagaaaagatgCTGCCGTGAAAAAAGAACCATCAAGTTCAGATGCTACCTCCAAAGAGAGTGAAGATAACCTTCGTTCCCCAATTTGCTGCATCATGGGCCATGTTGATACTGGTAAAACCAAGCTGCTGGATTGTATCAGAGGTACGAATGTTCAGGAGGGTGAAGCTGGAGGTATCACTCAACAGATTGGTGCGACGTATTTTCCTGCTGAGAACATACGTGACAGAACCAAGGAACTGAAAGCTGATGCTAAACTGAAGGTCCCAGGTTTATTGGTTATTGATACCCCTGGACACGAATCATTTACTAATTTAAGGACTCGGGGTTCGGGTTTATGTGATATTGCAATTTTGGTTGTGGACATTATGCATGGCTTGGAGCCACAAACAATAGAATCACTTAATCTTTTAAAAATGAGGAACACAGAATTCATTGTGGCATTGAATAAG GTGGACAGACTCTATGGTTGGAAAACATGTCGCAATGCGCCAATTGTGAAGGCTATGAAGGAACAATCTAAGGATGTACAAAATGAATTCAATATGAGGCTCACTCAG ATTGTCACTCAGTTCAAGGAGCAGGGGTTAAATACTGAATTGTACtataaaaataaggaaatgggTGAAACTTTTAGCATTGTACCTACAAGCGCTATCAG TGGTGAAGGCATCCCGgatttgttgttattattggttcaatgGACTCAAAAAACTATGGTTGAGAAACTTACTTACAGCAATGAAATACAG TGTACTGTGTTGGAGGTCAAGGTTATTGAAGGCCATGGGACAACAATTGACGTTGTACTAGTCAATGGTGTTCTTCATGAAGGAGATCAAATAGTTGTTTGTGGCATGCAG GGACCTATTGTTACTTCAATTCGAGCTTTATTGACACCCCATCCAATGAAGGAACTCCGAGTTAAG GGGACTTATATACACCATAAGGAAATCAAGGCTGCAATGGGTATCAAGATCACAGCACAG GGCCTTGAGCATGCTATTGCTGGAACTGGTCTTTATGTTGTTGGGCCTGACGATGATTTAGATGATGTTAAGGAAGAAGCTATGGAAGATATGAATTCAGTCATGAACAGGATTGATAAGAGTGGCGAGGGTGTTTATGTGCAGGCATCTACCCTAGGCTCTTTGGAAGCGTTGCTGGAGTTTTTGAAGTCCCCAGCAGTAAAAATACCTGTTAGTGGTATAGGCATAGGCCCTGTACATAAAAAGGATGTCATGAAGGCCAGTGTAATgcttgaaaagagaaaggaatATGCTGTCATCTTGGCATTTGATGTCAAAGTTACACCAGAGGCTCGGGAACTTTCAAATGAGTTGGGTGTGAAGATTTATGATGCTGATATCATTTATCACTTATTTGATCAATTTACAGCCCATATTAACGCTTTcaaagaggaaaagaagaaggaagctGCTGATGAGGCAGTCTTTCCATGTGTTCTGAAAATTTTACCAAATTGCATTTTCAACAAGAAGGATCCAATAGTATTGGGAGTAGATGTCCTTGAGGGCATTTTGAAG ATTGGGACTCCACTCTGTATTCCTCAGAGGGATTTTATTGATATTGGGCGAGTTGCGTCTATTGAAAATAACCATAAAGCTGTTGATTTTGCAAAGAAAGGGCTGAAAGTTGCAATTAAG ATAGTTGGCACCAATTCTGAGGAGCAGCAAAAAATGTTTGGTAGGCATTTTGAGATTGAAGATGAGCTTGTCAGCCACATCTCTAGGAGGTCAATTGATGTGCTTAAAGCTAATTACAGG GAAGAACTGAACATTGAAGAATGGAAGCTGGTTGTGAAATTGAAGAATCTTTTCAAGATACAATGA